A DNA window from Leopardus geoffroyi isolate Oge1 chromosome A1, O.geoffroyi_Oge1_pat1.0, whole genome shotgun sequence contains the following coding sequences:
- the LOC123604576 gene encoding FXYD domain-containing ion transport regulator 4-like: MKRVTWGLLLTRAGLPALETNDLVDKDSPFSYDWESLELGGMIVGGLLCIAGILIALSRSYKCKYSKKHGPLPERAAPLITPDPASTC, from the coding sequence ATGAAGAGAGTGACCTGGGGCCTTCTCCTCACACGAGCAGGCCTGCCTGCCTTGGAAACCAATGACCTGGTGGATAAAGACAGTCCCTTCTCTTATGACTGGGAAAGCCTGGAGCTGGGTGGGATGATTGTTGGAGGGCTCCTGTGCATCGCTGGAATTTTGATAGCTCTAAGTAGAAGCTACAAATGCAAGTACAGTAAGAAGCACGGCCCCTTACCTGAGAGAGCCGCTCCACTCATCACTCCAGACCCTGCCAGTACCTGCTGA